From Pseudomonadota bacterium:
CGTGGAGCGCGAGCAGCGCGTCGGGCGTCGCCCAGGCGCGGTCCCCGAGGGCGCGCGCCAGCACCGCGGCGGTCACGCGGCACGACGAGGCGCCCTCCAGCACGTACCAGTCGTCGTCCAGCGGCGCGCCGATCTCGCCCGCCACGAGCGTGGGCGCGACGCACGGATCGCCGAGCGCCGTCGGGAGCTCGTCCTCGGTCGCGTACGTCAACGCCGCGCCGTGCGAGAGGAGCCGCACGGCCGTCGGGAGGCCGGCCGTGTCCCCGTCCGGGCGCACCAGGAGCCGCTGGACGTCGCCGCTGCCCGCGAACCAGATGAGCCCCTGCTCCGATGATTCCCCCTGAGACGAGAGCGCGTCCTCGGCCAGCAAGGAGAGGGTCGCGTCGGCGTGCCCCGGCTCGGCGACGCTCGCGAGCGCGAACGAGAACGAGGCCGCCGGATCCGCGTCGACGCGGGCCACGGGGCTCGCCGCGGGCTCGAGGTAGAGCTCGACCGGCGTCGCCTCGTTCAGCGCCGCCGCCTCGCAGGACACGTACGGGGCGAACCCGATCGCCGCCCCCTTGCCGGTCAGCACGGCGATCGCGATCGGCGCGCCCTCCTCAGCCGGCTCGAAATCGTCGCCGACGTCCACGAGCAAGGACGCCCCGGTCCCGTCGATCGCGTCCAGCCGGGCGTGGACGCCGTCCGAGACGCTGCGCGCTTCCGGGGGCGCCCCCCCCCCGGCGGCGGCGGCCGGCAGGATCGCGCTCACCGCGACGCCCACGTCCCCCGGGCGGAGCGCGCCGTCCGCGGTGGCGGCCGTCATCGCCATGGTCAGGGTGTCGGTCGTGCCGGCGACGTGCAGCGGGAGCACCGCCGTCTCGCGCCCGTCCGTGAGGATCACTCCGAGCCAGCCGGCCGGGCCGTCCGACGCGACCCGCAGCTGGAGGTAGAGCTCGTCCTCCTCCAGCGGCGCCGTGTTGTCCGGATAGAGATCGACGCTCAGCACATCGATCCCCGCGCCTTCGAACACCTCGCCGACGATTTCGGGGGCCCCGAAGAAGTCCGCGCGGATCTTCGCGCCGACGAAAACGATCTTCTCCTTCGAGCCCCGGGTGATCTCCGGATCGCCCGCCGTCGCGGTCGCGCGCGATTCCGGGAGCACGCGGAACGACGCGGCCGCCTTCCGGCCGCCGGAGATCACGTACATCACCGCCGTGTCGACGTCGACGGACGGCAGGACCGTGGCGCCCACGACGGCGTTGTGCGCGTCGAGCACCTCCACCGAGGACGCCCGGATCGCCGGGGTGTCGAACTCGATCTCGGGAGGCGCGCCCGCGTCGAACTCCATCGCGCCGTCGCCGTCCGCCCCGACGCTCTCGAGGTCGAACGACACGCTCCGCATGCCGCCGACCACGGTCCCGGGCGCGGCGATGATGTTGCTCGGCGTCTCCTCCGATGGGATCACCGAATACTCGACGACGTACTCCGCGCCGTCGTCCACGACCCGGAGCGTCGCCTCGCCCACCGGCGCGTCCTCCGCGACCCGGCTGATGATCACGAGCAGCGACTTCCCCCCGTCGAACGGCGTCTGCAGCACGACGCCGACGCCGGAGCGGAGCCCGACCGCGGCGGTGGACTCGGCGTCGAAGATCACGGGTTCCACTCCCTCGACCTCGACCGACGAGACGGCGATCCAGACGTTCTGCGCGCCCTGGGCGATGGTCGTGAAGCCCGAGAGGGTCGGCGCCAGGGGCGCGACGATCGCCAGCTTGCCGACGAGCTGCCCGGAGGACGTCTCGAGGCGCAGGGTGCAGGCCTTTCCGTCGAAGTCGCCGTCGACGGACACGTCCGCCGCGAGCGCCGTGGCCGACAGGCGCTCGAGCTTCTCGAGGTGGCACCCGTCCTCGTCGAAGGCGGCGTCCTCGGCGCCGGGGTCGCCGGTCGTGAACGGTGCGGCAAAGTGGCCGTTCGCCAGGACGGTCGTCGCGCTCGCGCCGCGCGGGAGGTGCGACGGCGAGAGCGTCAGGAACGCGGCGCCGCCCCCGGGCGGGTAGACGGTGAACGCCGCGCTGACGATCTCCCCTCCGGTCTCGACCGTGAGCGGCGTCGTCCCCAGGGCGGCCCCCTGCTCCGCGAGGACGGTGATGGTCATCCGGGACGGGTCGAGCGCGTCGAAGGCGATGTTCGCCACGTGCAGCCCCGGGTTCTCGGGGAACGAGACGACCGTGCCGCCCTCCTCCGCGCCGGCGTCGGGCTCCGGCTCCTCGAACGCGATGCTGTTGCCGGTGATGACGTGCGTCGACTGGGCCGGCACGGAGTCGGCGTTGAGCGTCAGCGAGTCCGGCTCGACCAGGAGCCACGGCGTGTCCCGCGGCAGGATCTCGATCTCCCCGAGCGCCACGAGATCCCCCGTGACGACCCCGACCTCCATCGGCCCCTCCGGGGTGAGCGGATCCACGTCCACCTTGACGGTCATCTGCGACATCCCGTCCGGGATAGAGTAGCTGCTCACCGTGACGTGCGTGCCGTCTCCGAACACCGCGTGGCTCAGCTCCTCGCTGAACGCCACCTCCTCGCCGAAGATGTCGATCTGGAAAGAGTAGGACCCCGCCTTGACCTCGGGCGGCTCGAGCGTGATCGCGGCCGGGCCGACCCGCTCCCGCACGGAGAAGATGCCGTTGAGATCCGTGCGCGGGTCGCAGCGCAGGACGACGAGGTGATCCCCGGGCACCGCGTCCATCGAGACGAGCAGGCGCGCGCGCAGGGTGTCGCCGTCGATCGCCTCGAGCGTCGCCGCCTCGATCTGCGAGGGCGCGTCGCTGAAGGTGAACTCGAGGCTCTCGCCCGATAGGCTCTGGCACTGCGCGAGCGGCACGCCGGGCGCTGTCAGGAGAACAGTCAGGGACGCGCCCTGGAGGGCGGTGGCCGGCGACAGCACGAGCGCCGGGGGCGTATCGCGATCGTGATCCAGGCCGCAGGCCGAGACGAGCACCGTGAGCGCAGCCATGCCGCACAACGCGGCGGCGGCTCTGCGTCCGGGCACAGCGCTTGCGCGGCAAGGCGAAACTGGTATGCTCCACATGACCCATTTCTACCCCAGATTCGGGTCGCGTGAAACCGAATCGGGCCAGGGGCGAAGGACGGCAGATGTTCATTCCGAAGGTAGAAGAGAGACACTACTACTGTTTCAAGTGCGGCAAGGAGATCGATTTCGACCGCATCAAGATGGCCAGGACCGACACCTGCCCGCACTGCAGCGCGGATCTCCACGCCTGCAAGAACTGCGAGTACTGGGATCCGGGCTACCACAACCAGTGCCGCGAGCGCATCGCCGAGTACATCACCGATCGCGAGCGGATCAACTACTGCACCAACTTCCTCTACCGCAACGGCAAGTACGAGGCGGTGGGCGACGCCAACGCGGCCAAGGCGAAGTTGAACGCGCTCTTCAAGTGATCGGGGACTGACCCGAGCGCCCCCAGGCGAAACGGTGCTTCGATGCGCAGCATGACCGGCTTCGGCATAGGCAGCGCGCCCCTCGGCGAGGGCCGGCTCGTCGTCGAGCTCAAGGCCGTCAACCACAGGTTCCTCGAGATCCGCAGCCGGGTCCCCAAGGAGCTCTCCGCCGCGGAGCCGCAGCTCGAGAAGCTCGTCCGCGCCGCTCTCGGCAGGGGCCACTGCACCGTCGTCGCCACCTACGAGAGCTCGTCCGGCGGGAGCGCGCGCCTCGACACGCGGGCCCTCGAGTCGTACCTCGCCCAGCTCGACGCGGTCGCCGGGCGTTCCGGGGTCCCTCGAAGAGAGCTTCTGCCGTTGCTCGCGAGCGCGCCGGATCTGTTCGTCTCCCCGGCCTTCGACGCGCCGGACGCGCTCACGGAAGCCGTGGAGGCGGCGTTCGGCGGGGCGCTCTCGCGGCTCATGGCGATGCGGGACCTCGAGGGCCGCGCGATGTCCGAGGAGATTTCGGCCCGCCTGTGCGGGATCAGCGGCGCCGTCGACGATCTCGCGCGCCTCGCGGCGGGGTACGCCTCGATGATCGTCGCCAGGACGCGGCAGAGGATCGCGGCGCTCCTCGCCGGCGGCGACGTCGCGCTCGAGGCCGGCCGCCTCGAGGCCGAGGTCGCGCTCCTGGCGGACAAGGCCGACATCAACGAGGAGATCACGCGCCTCGCGAGCCACTGCGACCAGATGTCCAAGCTGCTCGGCTCCGCGGAGCCCGTCGGCCGACGCCTCGACTTCCTCATCCAGGAGATGGGCCGCGAGGCGAACACAATCGGCGCCAAGGCTGCCTCCGCGGAGCTCACGCACGCGGTGGTCGAATTCAAGGCCGAGCTCGAGAAGATCCGCGAGCTCGTGCAGAACGTGGAGTGAACATGGACGCCCGTGATCCGGCGCTGCTCATCGTCTCGTCACCGTCGGGCGCCGGAAAGACGACGCTGTGCCACAGGCTCCTCGCGGAGTTCTCGGACACGCGCTTCTCCGTGTCGCACACGACGCGGCGGCCGCGCCCCAACGAGGTCGACGGCCGCGACTACCACTTCGTCGAGGCCCCCGTGTTCGAGGCGATGATCCGGAGCGACGCGTTCATCGAGTGGGCGCACGTCCACGGCAACCGGTACGGCACCGCCCACGCCGAGATCCGCGCGGCGGCGGCGGACAGGTGCGATGTCGTGTTCGACGTCGACTACCAGGGCGCGGCGCAGATCAAGACGAAGTACCCCGAGGCGATCGGGGTGTTCGTGCTCCCGCCCTCCCTCGCCGAGCTGCGGCGAAGGCTCGAGTCGCGGGGGACCGAGACCAAGGAGTCGCTCGACAGGCGGTTCGAGGCCGCGATCGGCGAGATCTCCCATCACGCGGAGTTCGACTACCTGCTGGTCAACGACGACGTGGACGGCGCGTACGATCGGCTGCGCGCCATCCTGCTGTCCCAGCGGATCCGCCACGGGCGGGTGCGCGCAACGGCCGAGCGGCTCATGTCCCGCGCCCCTTGAGCGGGCCGCGGCTCACCGCGCGCGGAGCACGACCCGGGCGATCTCGTTGCGCGTGCCGAGGCGCAAAGGCGGGCCCCAGGTGCCGGTGCCGTCCGTGACGTAGAGCCGCGTCCGCGCGGAGATCTCGTAGAGCCCCCGCAGGTACGGCTGCTGCAGGCGGACGAGCGCCGAGAACGGCCAGATCTGACCGCCGTGCGTGTGCCCCGAGAGCACGAGGTCTATCCCGAAGCCCGCGGCCTCGCGCGCGATCTTCGGCTGATGGGCGAGCAGCACGGCCGCCCTTTCCGGATCGCGGCCCGCGGTGGCCTTCGCGAGATCCTGTACCTGCGCGCCGCCGAACCCGTGCGCGGCGGGGTCGTCCACGCCCACGAGGTCGAACGACGCGGCCCCGTCCCCGATGACGACCCGCTCGTTGCGCAGGACGCGCAGGCCGAGCCGCCGGAAGGCCGGCAGCCACTCGTCGAGCCCGGTGTAGTGCTCGTGGTTCCCGGTGACGAAGTAGGCGCCGTGGCGCGCCCGCAGCCCCGCGAGCGGCGCGACCTCGGCGAGGATGTGCGAGGGCGAGGCGTCGACGAGATCGCCGGTCACCGCGATCAGATCCGGCGTGAGCGCGTTGACCTGGGCGACGGTCCTCTCCAACCACTCGCGATCGCCGCGCGAGCCGCCGAGGTGCAGATCGCTCAGCTGGACTATCACGAACCCGTCGAGCGCGCGCGGCAGGCTCGCCACGCGGATCTCGATCGCCGTCACGACGGGCTCGCGGGCGGCGTTCCAGGCCGCCTTTGCCGTGAGCGCGGCGACGAGCACGATCCCCACGAGCGCCGTGGCTCGCGCGATCAAGAGGCGCCGTTCGGGCGCGAGCGCGAGGCCGACCAGCTTCGCCCCGGCGAGGTGCGCGAGGCGGAGCAGATCGGTCGCGCCGAACCAGAACACGAGGAGCACCATGGCGCCCAGCCAGACGAACGGCACCACCCCGGCGGAGCGC
This genomic window contains:
- a CDS encoding YicC family protein; this translates as MRSMTGFGIGSAPLGEGRLVVELKAVNHRFLEIRSRVPKELSAAEPQLEKLVRAALGRGHCTVVATYESSSGGSARLDTRALESYLAQLDAVAGRSGVPRRELLPLLASAPDLFVSPAFDAPDALTEAVEAAFGGALSRLMAMRDLEGRAMSEEISARLCGISGAVDDLARLAAGYASMIVARTRQRIAALLAGGDVALEAGRLEAEVALLADKADINEEITRLASHCDQMSKLLGSAEPVGRRLDFLIQEMGREANTIGAKAASAELTHAVVEFKAELEKIRELVQNVE
- the gmk gene encoding guanylate kinase, with the protein product MDARDPALLIVSSPSGAGKTTLCHRLLAEFSDTRFSVSHTTRRPRPNEVDGRDYHFVEAPVFEAMIRSDAFIEWAHVHGNRYGTAHAEIRAAAADRCDVVFDVDYQGAAQIKTKYPEAIGVFVLPPSLAELRRRLESRGTETKESLDRRFEAAIGEISHHAEFDYLLVNDDVDGAYDRLRAILLSQRIRHGRVRATAERLMSRAP
- a CDS encoding metallophosphoesterase, whose amino-acid sequence is MSRAAQFALFLTFAVVVLTAVHTYLWFRLVRDTQIAPPWRLIVTIGLVILPLSVPAAMGLDHALPSGFLRSAGVVPFVWLGAMVLLVFWFGATDLLRLAHLAGAKLVGLALAPERRLLIARATALVGIVLVAALTAKAAWNAAREPVVTAIEIRVASLPRALDGFVIVQLSDLHLGGSRGDREWLERTVAQVNALTPDLIAVTGDLVDASPSHILAEVAPLAGLRARHGAYFVTGNHEHYTGLDEWLPAFRRLGLRVLRNERVVIGDGAASFDLVGVDDPAAHGFGGAQVQDLAKATAGRDPERAAVLLAHQPKIAREAAGFGIDLVLSGHTHGGQIWPFSALVRLQQPYLRGLYEISARTRLYVTDGTGTWGPPLRLGTRNEIARVVLRAR